In Woeseia oceani, one DNA window encodes the following:
- a CDS encoding surface lipoprotein assembly modifier, translated as MNLATITVLLASFVLALPANAQQRQADFKVDATAGYQYDNNVSISELDENTGEADNALLLELGINGNVAISDSLSVHAGYRYSQTAYQEFSEFDTALHQLHAETRYRIAGLDTGLAVRHFAAGLAGDRFLDISQVSPSVARLIGNKLYLRGAYTQSNKTYADHEGRNADNSASDVDAYFLLDGMRHYIAFGYRLEREDAMNPELDFSGDRLKFSYGRQLQRLQLKALLALESRDYRNVTESLGTARRDKRLRAGMEASLPLSEYFRFGLKAQYAESDSNLDSARYDETIYNASLSASF; from the coding sequence ATGAACCTAGCAACCATTACCGTTCTGCTCGCAAGTTTCGTGCTGGCATTGCCGGCAAATGCCCAACAGCGACAAGCGGACTTCAAGGTCGACGCTACAGCCGGCTACCAGTACGACAACAACGTCAGCATCAGTGAGCTCGACGAAAACACCGGCGAGGCCGACAACGCGCTGCTGCTGGAACTGGGTATCAACGGCAACGTAGCAATCAGTGACTCGCTGTCAGTGCACGCCGGCTACCGCTACTCGCAAACCGCGTATCAGGAATTCAGCGAGTTCGATACCGCGCTTCACCAGCTGCATGCCGAAACGCGCTACCGTATCGCGGGCCTGGATACCGGCCTCGCCGTGCGCCATTTCGCCGCTGGCCTGGCTGGCGATCGCTTTCTCGATATCAGCCAGGTCTCGCCCAGCGTCGCACGTCTTATCGGCAACAAGCTGTACCTGCGAGGCGCGTACACGCAGTCAAACAAGACGTACGCTGATCATGAGGGCAGAAACGCAGACAACAGCGCAAGTGATGTCGATGCCTATTTCCTGCTCGATGGCATGCGCCACTACATTGCATTCGGCTACCGGCTCGAGCGCGAAGATGCAATGAACCCCGAACTGGATTTTTCCGGCGATCGCCTGAAGTTTAGCTATGGCCGGCAGCTGCAACGGTTGCAGCTAAAGGCACTGTTGGCATTGGAGAGTCGCGACTACCGCAACGTTACAGAGTCGTTGGGAACCGCGCGCCGTGACAAGCGTTTACGTGCTGGTATGGAAGCAAGCCTGCCGCTCAGCGAGTATTTCCGTTTTGGACTCAAAGCGCAGTATGCGGAGAGTGATTCAAACCTGGACAGCGCCCGCTATGATGAAACAATCTACAACGCTAGTCTTTCGGCTTCGTTTTAG